GGATCCAAAGATGGAATGGGATATGGGAGGATACGGTCAGGGATTCAGCCGATCGCCGACGGTGGGGCTTGGGACGTTTCGTTCCAACGCAGGGGAGGCCCCGGACGGTAAATCCATCGGGGGGTATGCCAACCCGAAATTTGACGCCCTTGTGACAAAGGCCGAGAGGAGCATGAGCCTGGAAGAACGAAAAAAGATCTGGACTGAAATGGAGAAGATCCTCTTAAAAGACGCAGTGTGTGTCCCACTATTCCCCTTTCACGTGATCCATGCATGGCACAAGGACCGGGTCAAGGGAGTCATCAATACGGATACCGGGAGCGTGAACGTGACCACTTGTTGGGGTGCCAATATGTGGCTTGAGGAATAACTTTTTGCCCCGGGGGGAGGATGATCTCATCCTCCCCCTTTAGGAATGGAAAAGGGACCACATAAGTCAGCAACGCAGAACCTCAAGACAGGACGAAAAAGAGCATGACGAGGTATATTCTCGGCCGGGTTCTTCAGATGATTCCGGTGCTTTTTGGGGTCATTCTGGCGGTTTTTTCCCTTACCCATATTCTTCCCGGGGATCCCGTTCTCTTGATGCTCGATGTTCAGTATACCCGGGAAGAATACGATGAAATGAAGTCCTACCTGGGCCTGGACAAACCCATTCCCGTCCAATTCGTGCAGTATCTGAAGGGGGTCCTTTCCGGCGATCTGGGAAGGTCGATTCATTCCGAGGAACCGGTAGCCAGGATGGTCCTTCGACGCTTTCCTGCGACCTTCATTCTCTCGATCTCGGCCCTCTTGATTTCCGCGGTGATCGCTATCCCTATAGGGCTCTTTTCCGCCCTCCGCAGGAACACCAAGGTTGATTACGCCTCAATGGTGGGGGCACAGCTGGGCATATCCATGCCCATCTTCTGGCTGGGCCTCATGATGATTCTCCTCTTCAGCCTAAAACTGGACCTTTTGCCTCCCGGGGGCAGGGGGGAGCCGCCGGACCTGGCCCATCTCATCCTGCCGGCCCTTTGCCTGTCCACCCCCTTCATGGCCATGACGGCGAGGCTGACCCGCTCCTGCATGCTGGAGGTGCTGCG
This DNA window, taken from Deltaproteobacteria bacterium, encodes the following:
- a CDS encoding ABC transporter permease, which codes for MTRYILGRVLQMIPVLFGVILAVFSLTHILPGDPVLLMLDVQYTREEYDEMKSYLGLDKPIPVQFVQYLKGVLSGDLGRSIHSEEPVARMVLRRFPATFILSISALLISAVIAIPIGLFSALRRNTKVDYASMVGAQLGISMPIFWLGLMMILLFSLKLDLLPPGGRGEPPDLAHLILPALCLSTPFMAMTARLTRSCMLEVLRENYIVSARSRGFGESRIILKHALRNAMIPVVTNLGLQLSRMLGGALVTEVIFRWPGIGGLAYDSIMERDYPVVMGVVLLGAMVFILINLLVDISYSFLDPRIRYEKVRS